In Mycolicibacterium gadium, the genomic window GGGGCGGCATCTCGGCCGTGATCACCTCGCCGCTGCAGCGTGCGCACGACACCGCCGATGCAGCGGCCAAAGCGCTGGGCCTCGACGTCAGCGTCGACGCCGACCTGATCGAGACGGACTTCGGCGGCTGGGAGGGGCTGACGTTCGGCGAAGCGGCCGAACGTGATCCGGCGCTGCACAAGCGCTGGCTGCGCGACACCAGTGTGGCGCCGCCCGACGGGGAGAGCTTCGACGCCGCGGCTGAGCGGGTCGGCAGGGCGCGGGCGCGCATCATCTCCGAGCATCCGGGGGAGACGGTGCTGGTGGTGTCGCACGTGACGCCCATCAAGACGCTGCTGCGCATGGCGCTGGATGCGGGCCCGAGCGTCCTGTACCGCATGCATCTAGACCTGGCGTCGCTATCGATCGCCGAGTTCTACCCCGACGGTGCGGCCTCGGTGCGGCTGGTCAACCAGACGGCCTACCTGGGATAGGTGACGGCCGGTCGGACGTTCTGGCGATGAGTTTCTGAGCCGCCACCGGTCGGTACGGACATGACTGAGGAAACGATGAAATCGACGCGTGCGGTATATGCGCCTGCCGCAACCGTGTTCGACGTGCTGGCCGACCCGAACACTCATCACGCGATCGACGGCACCGGTTGGGTCCGAGAGTCGCTCGACGGCAAGCGGCTGACCGAAGTGGGCCAGGTCTTCCGGATGGCGATGTACCACTCGAACTACGGGGGAATGCACTACGAGATCGCGAATCGAGTCGAGGTCTTCGAGCCGCCGCACGCGATCGCATGGCTTCCGGGCCAACGCACCGACGACGGCAACCTCGACTTCGGCGGCTGGATCTGGCGCTACGACCTCGAGTCGGTCGCCGACGACCGGACGGAGGTCACGCTGACGTATGACTGGTCGGCGGTGCCGCAGGCCATTCGCGAAGAGATCGGGTTCCCGCCATTCGACCGGCAGCACCTCGACAACTCGCTCAAGCACCTCGCCGAGCTGGCACAAGATCGGGTGAGCCGTTAGCCGTGTAGATGCAGCCGTTCGCCGTGTACGCCGAAAATCGTGATGGCCTCCGCGGGCCCGTCGACAACTCCGAACCAATGCGGGGTCCATGTCGAGAACTCCACGGCTTCACCGGGTTTGACGATGAAATCGCGCTCGCCGAGGATCAGCCGTACCTGACCGGACAGCACGTACATCCACTCCTGGCCCTCGTGCACGGGCAGCTCGGGAGGCGGCGTACGTCGGCGCGCGCTGATGCGGATCTTGTACGCGTGGAGTCCGCCTGCGGCGGCTTGACGGGTCAGCGGCCAGTAGGTGACGCCGTGGCTGGTGTGCGAGTTCGCCCGCACCCGTGGATCTTCGGCTTCGGGCGCCCTCAGTAGTTCGTCGGTGCTCACCGTGAGTGCGGCGGCGAGGCGGGGGAGATGGTCAAGAGCCAGCCGCCTTTTACCGGATTCCAGACGACTCAGGGTCGACACGTCGATGCTCGACCGGCTCGCAACCTCTTCGAGGGTGAGGCCGCGCTGCATCCGCAGATCGCGCAGACGCTTGCGCACCCGCAGATCGACACTCTCTTCGTCATTTGCCTGCATGGCAAGAAAGCTTGGCACTTCTGTCATGGCGCCTGCAAGGTGGAGTCATGGACGACATCTGGGACTGCATCATCGTCGGAGGCGGTGCGGCCGGCCTGAGTGCTGGATTGGTGCTCGGACGGGCTCGCCGCCGCACTCTGCTGGTCGATGCCGGAGCGCAGAGCAATCTGCCTGCTCACGGCATCGGCGGCCTGCTCGGACACGACGGACGGAGCCCGGCCGAGCTATACGAGATCGGGCGGCATGAGCTGTCGGCATATCCGAGTGTCGAGGTGCGCAGCGGCGAGGTGGTGACCGGCGAACGGGCGGACAGCGATTTCGTCCTGCAGCTGGCCGACGGCACGCGCGAGCGCACCCGACGCGTACTGCTTGCCACCGGCATGGAGTACCGCCCACCGGAGTTGCCCGGACTGGCGCAGCTGTGGGGCGGATCGGCGTTCCACTGCCCGTTCTGCCACGGCTGGGAGATGCGGGACCAACCGCTGGCCGTCCTGGCGCGCGGTCCGCGTGCGGTCCATTCGGCGCTCCTGCTGCGCGGCTGGAGCGACGACATCGTCGTGCTGACCGACGGGCCCGACGGTCTGGAGAATGACGACCGCGTCCGGCTGGCCGATGCGAACATCGCCATCGACGAGCGACGCGTGGCCGAACTGCACTCCGAGAACGGCGAATTGAGCGCCGTCGTGTTCACCGACGGAACCCGATTGGCGCGCAAGGGTTTACTCGTCGCCACCACCCTGCATCAGCGCTCGACGCTGGCCGACCAGTTGGGGGCCGAGCCCGCCGACCCGACCCCCGTCGCTCAGAACCCGATCGCGGTGGACGGCTTCTACCGGACGACGACGCCCGGGGTGTTCGCCGCAGGCGACCTGAGCGTGCAGATGCCACAGGTGGCGGCCGCGATCGCGAGCGGCTCACACGCAGCCGCGGCAGTAGTGCAGAGTTTGATGGCGGACGAATACGGTCTGGCCGTTCCTGAAGGGAGACAACGTGTCAACGCCTGACGCCAAGGAGCACTGGGAGCAGCACTACAGCGAACGCGACCGAGTGTGGAGCGGACGGGTCAACCTCCGCCTCGCCGAGGTGGTTCCCGGACTGCCGATCGGTCGAGCACTCGACCTCGGCTGCGGCGAGGGAGCGGACTCGGTGTGGCTGGCAGAGCGTGGCTGGGATGTGGTCGCCGTGGATATCTCGGATACCGCGCTGCAGCGGGCTCGTTCAGCAGCCGAGACGCGCGGCGTGCTGGACCGGATCGACTTCCAGCAACACGACCTGTCAGAGACATTTCCGGACGGTGAGTTCGACCTGGTGAGTGCCCACTTCTTGCACTCCACCCTGCCGCTGGACCGTACCCGCATCTTCCAGCGGGCGGCCGAAGCCCTGAAACCGGGCGGCACGCTGCTGATCGTGGACCACAGCGCCCCTCCGCCGGGCGACTCGAAGCTCGATCAGCACCGCCATATCTTCCTGAGTCCGGAGGAGGTCGTCGCCTCGCTGAATCTCTCAGCTGCGGAGTGGGAGCCGGCGCAGACGAAAGTGGTGGAGCGAGAGGTGAACTGGCCCGACAGGGAGCCCTTCATCTGGCACGACAACGTGATCGTGCTGCGGCGGCGGCCAGCGGGCTAGACGCTCGATCCACTCGTGATGCGGACGGGCGGGCACCGCGCTGCATCTCTCACGCCGCGTCGTGGAACACCAGGCCGAGCGTGAATCGCCGGCCTGATCGGACCGTCGAGACGCCGTGCCGGACCGGCGCCGCCGACCAGCCGCGCGCCGATCGGACCGGTCGCTCCCGGGTGGTGAACACGAACCCGTGACCGCGTGGCAGCCGTATGGAGGTGCCACGCGACTGGGCCCGGGGGCGCTGCTCGACGAGCAGGAATTCGCCGCCGGTGTGGTCGACGCCCGGCTCGCTCAGGTTGATCACCACCTGCAGTGGAAAGACCAACTCGCCGTAGAGGTCTCGATGCAGCGCGTTCCAGTCTCCCGCGCCGTACTTGAGCAGTATCGCGGTCGACTTCGTTTGGCCGGCCGCGTGGCACATGTCGAGCCAGTCGTCGAGGGTGTCCGGCCACGGGGATGGGCGGCCGAGCTTGGCCCACCAGTCTCGCGCGATCGGCAACAGCCGCGGGTACAGCGCCTGCTTGAGTGCCTCGATCGGCGCGGGGTAAGGCTGGTGGAAGTACCGGTACTCACCCTCGCCGAACCGGTATCTGCGCATGTCGATGGTCGAGCGGAACATGCGGTCGTCGGGGTAGTGCCGCGTGATCGCCTCAGCCTCGGCATCGGTGAGCAGCCGGGGTAGCAACGCTCCGCCGAAGTCGTTGAGCTCCGCGGTGATCGCGTCCCAATCACCCGAGTCGACCCGCTTCCGATGCATCAGAAC contains:
- a CDS encoding SRPBCC family protein → MTEETMKSTRAVYAPAATVFDVLADPNTHHAIDGTGWVRESLDGKRLTEVGQVFRMAMYHSNYGGMHYEIANRVEVFEPPHAIAWLPGQRTDDGNLDFGGWIWRYDLESVADDRTEVTLTYDWSAVPQAIREEIGFPPFDRQHLDNSLKHLAELAQDRVSR
- a CDS encoding helix-turn-helix domain-containing protein, translated to MQANDEESVDLRVRKRLRDLRMQRGLTLEEVASRSSIDVSTLSRLESGKRRLALDHLPRLAAALTVSTDELLRAPEAEDPRVRANSHTSHGVTYWPLTRQAAAGGLHAYKIRISARRRTPPPELPVHEGQEWMYVLSGQVRLILGERDFIVKPGEAVEFSTWTPHWFGVVDGPAEAITIFGVHGERLHLHG
- a CDS encoding NAD(P)/FAD-dependent oxidoreductase; its protein translation is MDDIWDCIIVGGGAAGLSAGLVLGRARRRTLLVDAGAQSNLPAHGIGGLLGHDGRSPAELYEIGRHELSAYPSVEVRSGEVVTGERADSDFVLQLADGTRERTRRVLLATGMEYRPPELPGLAQLWGGSAFHCPFCHGWEMRDQPLAVLARGPRAVHSALLLRGWSDDIVVLTDGPDGLENDDRVRLADANIAIDERRVAELHSENGELSAVVFTDGTRLARKGLLVATTLHQRSTLADQLGAEPADPTPVAQNPIAVDGFYRTTTPGVFAAGDLSVQMPQVAAAIASGSHAAAAVVQSLMADEYGLAVPEGRQRVNA
- a CDS encoding class I SAM-dependent methyltransferase, yielding MSTPDAKEHWEQHYSERDRVWSGRVNLRLAEVVPGLPIGRALDLGCGEGADSVWLAERGWDVVAVDISDTALQRARSAAETRGVLDRIDFQQHDLSETFPDGEFDLVSAHFLHSTLPLDRTRIFQRAAEALKPGGTLLIVDHSAPPPGDSKLDQHRHIFLSPEEVVASLNLSAAEWEPAQTKVVEREVNWPDREPFIWHDNVIVLRRRPAG
- a CDS encoding 2OG-Fe(II) oxygenase, with product MHRKRVDSGDWDAITAELNDFGGALLPRLLTDAEAEAITRHYPDDRMFRSTIDMRRYRFGEGEYRYFHQPYPAPIEALKQALYPRLLPIARDWWAKLGRPSPWPDTLDDWLDMCHAAGQTKSTAILLKYGAGDWNALHRDLYGELVFPLQVVINLSEPGVDHTGGEFLLVEQRPRAQSRGTSIRLPRGHGFVFTTRERPVRSARGWSAAPVRHGVSTVRSGRRFTLGLVFHDAA